In a single window of the Novipirellula galeiformis genome:
- a CDS encoding DUF4838 domain-containing protein — translation MTTACSDPTQAATAGTGDLFLVKDGKPRSVIVAPAQPSPQIQDAIDELQYHLHRASGVTLPIVDQTQSLAPATGTLRIIFKENKKLPAETFQVKTQDDTLIFTGDGRDNSTLQWAVDHYLDTQLGVRWLWPGEVGTHVPKHATVALPQLDYTGRPTLEQRSLRTSLAKRSFKNSPIFLTQSEHEQGVQETQAWLRRFQVGNRSRYRFGHAFSHWWGKYSETHPDYFAVPPAGSKYQQPWPQPGRVKLRLGNEAIDDAIIAEWKTAGAPDNWNVCPNDGSGFDTSDVTRALDDPPNQDPNLIWRTAKAKLTTRYIKFWNRLIVKMKKINPNVQISSYAYSAYRDPPMHGSELLPGIVLGLVPSYWAQDHWQEWQRAGAMLFLRPNWWHTGGVAPVLPLHQQGEFFKFAQSHNMVGFDSDSLMGYWATQGPMYYVIARLMVRPEMSVDEIINEYSSAFGKAAPEIKSYLSYWENFTTEAAYPAPAGGAAEPVQPGLVNQLITQHKLSASPLAHGWQVIPYLYTDEVLKKGHAILDQADTSVGSDDSFVKQRIQFLRDGLIHLELTRDVLQLGYLKQRTPEQQEEYETRSAELLQMRKVLTPKHVIWGEAEYAAEVRRRVPTITETTLAKQEELSGL, via the coding sequence GTGACTACGGCTTGCAGTGATCCGACGCAAGCCGCAACGGCGGGCACGGGCGACTTATTTCTAGTGAAAGATGGCAAGCCGCGGAGCGTGATTGTGGCACCGGCCCAACCCTCACCTCAGATCCAGGACGCCATCGATGAACTACAGTACCATCTCCACCGCGCCAGCGGCGTGACGCTTCCAATCGTCGATCAAACACAATCCCTCGCACCCGCCACCGGCACGCTGCGGATTATTTTCAAAGAAAATAAGAAACTGCCTGCGGAAACGTTTCAAGTCAAAACTCAGGACGACACCCTTATCTTCACCGGTGATGGCCGTGACAATTCCACCCTGCAGTGGGCCGTCGACCATTATCTCGATACGCAACTGGGCGTGCGTTGGCTTTGGCCAGGCGAGGTGGGGACGCATGTCCCCAAGCACGCCACGGTTGCCTTGCCCCAGCTCGACTACACCGGCCGCCCCACTTTAGAGCAGCGTAGCTTACGCACCTCGTTGGCAAAACGCTCCTTCAAAAACAGTCCCATTTTCCTCACTCAATCGGAACACGAGCAGGGAGTGCAGGAGACTCAGGCGTGGTTGCGTCGGTTCCAGGTGGGCAACCGATCGCGTTATCGATTCGGGCACGCTTTCTCGCATTGGTGGGGGAAGTATAGCGAAACGCATCCCGATTACTTTGCGGTGCCGCCCGCCGGCAGTAAATACCAACAACCGTGGCCGCAGCCGGGACGTGTGAAGTTAAGACTTGGCAATGAAGCCATCGATGACGCCATCATCGCCGAATGGAAAACCGCGGGCGCGCCGGACAACTGGAACGTGTGTCCCAATGACGGCAGCGGATTCGACACAAGCGATGTCACCCGTGCATTGGACGATCCCCCCAATCAAGATCCCAATCTTATCTGGCGAACCGCCAAGGCCAAACTGACCACGCGTTACATCAAGTTTTGGAATCGACTGATCGTGAAGATGAAAAAGATCAATCCGAATGTCCAAATCTCCAGTTATGCCTACAGCGCCTATCGCGATCCTCCGATGCACGGATCAGAACTGCTGCCAGGAATTGTATTGGGATTGGTGCCCTCGTATTGGGCACAGGATCACTGGCAAGAATGGCAACGAGCTGGCGCGATGTTATTCCTGCGTCCCAATTGGTGGCACACCGGTGGGGTAGCGCCCGTGCTGCCGTTGCACCAACAAGGCGAGTTCTTCAAATTTGCGCAAAGCCACAATATGGTCGGGTTCGACTCCGACTCGCTGATGGGATATTGGGCGACCCAAGGACCGATGTACTATGTGATCGCACGGCTGATGGTGCGTCCCGAAATGAGCGTGGATGAGATCATTAATGAATACAGTTCCGCTTTTGGAAAAGCGGCGCCGGAAATCAAAAGCTACTTGAGCTACTGGGAAAACTTCACCACCGAGGCGGCTTACCCTGCGCCCGCTGGCGGAGCCGCTGAGCCAGTGCAACCGGGACTTGTGAACCAATTGATCACCCAACACAAGCTGTCCGCCTCTCCCTTGGCGCATGGCTGGCAAGTCATTCCCTACCTCTATACCGATGAAGTCCTGAAGAAAGGGCATGCGATTCTGGATCAAGCAGATACATCCGTGGGAAGTGATGACTCCTTCGTGAAACAGCGCATCCAGTTTTTGCGAGATGGATTAATTCATCTCGAACTGACCCGCGACGTATTGCAATTGGGATACCTCAAGCAGCGTACGCCCGAACAACAAGAGGAATATGAAACGCGCTCAGCGGAGCTACTGCAAATGCGCAAGGTCCTCACGCCGAAGCACGTCATCTGGGGCGAAGCAGAATACGCGGCCGAAGTGCGCCGCCGCGTTCCCACCATCACCGAAACCACGCTGGCTAAACAAGAGGAGCTATCAGGCCTGTGA
- a CDS encoding DUF1559 domain-containing protein → MFECRKVRRGFTLVELLVVIAIIGVLVGLLLPAVQSAREAARRMQCSNNLKQIGLALHNYADAHKKFPASTRGYGGCVGNAVNGEIKNMNGLVALLPFIEQQSVYEQFNLDEAFSVNPGAYQRATGTLVGNPVTNGNAALASLIMQAFNCPSDNNPAIGRLSGGAYGPGTGFVGAATNYDFIAGVGSEFSTCNSYASTSSTTKRMFGGDVNTRMAEVLDGLSNTFMIGETTKSWVNGAASAWSYRGWVMNGIDPYYSAANGGINVWHQPWIHPDWQSPPYVPVRGRPRSWWCAAASLHPGGCHFTMGDGSVQFISESIDTPTLMRLTMMADGQVVSFPN, encoded by the coding sequence ATGTTTGAGTGCAGGAAAGTTCGCCGAGGTTTCACTTTGGTGGAACTGCTCGTTGTGATCGCGATTATTGGTGTTCTTGTTGGTCTGCTGCTTCCGGCAGTCCAGTCCGCCCGCGAAGCGGCCCGCCGGATGCAGTGCAGCAATAACTTGAAACAGATCGGGTTAGCGCTGCACAACTATGCTGACGCCCATAAGAAATTCCCTGCTTCGACTCGGGGCTACGGTGGCTGTGTTGGTAATGCCGTCAACGGCGAAATCAAGAACATGAACGGGTTGGTTGCACTGCTTCCGTTCATTGAACAGCAGAGCGTGTATGAGCAGTTCAACCTTGACGAAGCGTTCTCGGTTAACCCGGGAGCTTATCAGCGTGCCACCGGCACGCTCGTGGGTAACCCAGTGACGAACGGCAATGCAGCCCTAGCCAGCCTGATAATGCAAGCGTTCAATTGCCCCTCCGACAATAATCCCGCGATTGGTCGTCTCAGTGGCGGAGCCTATGGACCTGGAACTGGATTTGTCGGGGCCGCAACGAATTACGATTTCATCGCCGGCGTGGGAAGTGAATTCAGCACCTGCAACAGTTACGCTTCGACCTCTTCGACAACCAAGCGAATGTTTGGTGGCGATGTCAATACGCGAATGGCGGAAGTCCTCGATGGCCTTTCCAATACCTTTATGATTGGCGAAACCACGAAGTCTTGGGTCAACGGCGCAGCCTCCGCATGGTCGTATCGAGGTTGGGTGATGAACGGCATCGATCCTTATTACTCGGCAGCTAACGGAGGGATCAATGTTTGGCATCAGCCTTGGATTCACCCGGACTGGCAGAGCCCTCCTTACGTGCCTGTCCGAGGACGCCCGCGTAGTTGGTGGTGTGCCGCGGCGAGTCTACACCCGGGCGGATGTCACTTCACCATGGGGGATGGGTCCGTCCAGTTTATCAGTGAATCGATCGACACACCGACGTTGATGCGACTCACCATGATGGCCGACGGACAAGTCGTGTCGTTTCCGAATTAG